The nucleotide sequence CGCGGATCTGCTCGGCCGCGCTGTGCACCGTGCCCTCGAGCTTCGGGTGCGGGGCGTCCGTCTTCGCGAGCATCGCGATGTTCGCCCCGTCGGCCGCGGCGCGCAGGGCGATCGCGAGGCCGATCCCCCGGCTTCCGCCCGACATGAGGATGGTCTTTCCAGCGAGTGTGCTCATGGTTCTCGTTTCGAATCGCTTGATTGGCGGGGTTTCCGGTTCGAATCGGACCATTCAGGCGATTCGAAAGCCGGGAGGCGTCACCGGGGAGCCATGCGGATGGCGCCGTCGAGGCGGATGGTCTCGCCGTTGAGGTAGCCGTTCTCGACGATCTGCTGCACGAGGGCGGCGTACTCGTCGGGACGACCGAGGCGAGCGGGGAACGGCACCTGCTGGCCGAGCGAGTCCTGCGCCTCCTGCGGCAGGCCCATGAGCATCGGGGTCTCCATGATGCCGGGCGCGATCGTGCACACGCGGATGGCGTGACGGGCGAGCTCGCGGGCGATCGGGAGGGTCATGGCGTGCACGCCGCCCTTGGACGCGGAGTAGGCCGGCTGCCCGATCTGCCCGTCGAAGGCCGCGACACTCGCGGTGTTCACGATGACGCCGCGCTCCTCGTCGTGCGGCTCGTTCGCCGCGATGACGGCCGCGGCCTGGGAGATGACGTTGAAGGTGCCGACGAGGTTGATGCGCACGATGCGCTCGAAGTCGGCGAGGACGGCGGGGGTGCCGTCGCGGTCGAGCACCTTGGCCGGCGGGGCGATGCCCGCGCAGTTGACGACCACCCGCAGCGGCGCGGCGGCCTGCGCCGCGGCGACCGCGGCCTGGACCTCGTCGACACTCGTCACATCCGCGGCGACGAAGAGCCCCCCGAGCTCGGCCGCGATCTCCTCCCCCTTCGACGAGGCGAGGTCGATGATGGTGACGTGCGCGCCGGCGGCCGTGAGCCGACGGGCGGTGGCCAGTCCCAGTCCGGAGGCGCCGCCGGTGACGAGGGCACCCTGTCCGCTGATCTGCATCTGATGTTCTCCTTCGAACGTCGTCGTGGGACATGCATGGAACGCAGTCCCAGCCTATGCGGTTCTTGGTTTCATCGCAGGCCCGCCGCGTCGCCCCCGAGCCTACGACACCGAGGTTCCGGCAGGATGAGGAGGTGAGCATCCCCGCAGCGTCCATCGAGGTGCCCGACCGCGTGCGCCATCTCGCCGCCGGCGCCGCGCTGACGCCGGTCTGGCGCAACGCGATCGGCGGCCTCACCTTCCGCACCGACGACGGCCGGTACATCAAGTGGGGCCCGCACGACCCCGAGGCCACCATGCGCGACGAGGCCGAGCGGATGCGCTGGGCGCGCACCTGGATCACCGTGCCCGACGTGATCGCGCAGGGCCAGGACGAGGCGCACGAGTGGCTCGTCACGGCGGCGCTCCCCGGGCACAGCGCCGTGGACCCGTGCTGGGCCTCGTCGCCGGAGACCGCCGTGCGCGCGGTCGGTCTCGGTCTCCGGGCCCTGCACGACGCCCTCCCCGTCGCGGAGTGCCCGTGGACCTGGAGCCCGGACGAGCGCATCGCGAATGCTGCGGTCCGCGGCACGACGGTGCCGACCGATCTGCACGAGGCACCGTCGATCGACCGCCTCGTCGTGTGCCACGGTGACGCCTGCCTCCCCAACACACTGCTCGACGACGACGGCCGCCCCCTGGCCCACGTGGACCTCGCCGCGCTCGGGGTCGCCGACCGGTGGGCCGACATCGCCGTGGGGGCGATGAGCACGCTGTGGAACTTCGGCCCGGGCTGGGAGGACACGCTGATCGCCGCGTACGGCGTCGACCCGGACCGCACCCGCCTCGAGTACTACCGGCGGCTGTGGAACGCGACCTGAATCGTCACCGCCTCACGCTTCCGGATGCGCGTCGCTGAGGAGGCTCCCGTCGGCGGGACGCCGATCCCAGGACGGCTTCCGCAGCGCATAGAACAGCAACGGCGGAGCACCGAGCACGACGATCACCAGACCCACGATCCACGGGTACGCGGCGGCCGGGAAGGCCGTGAACCCCTGCGGCGGGATGAAGGCGAGCACGAACGCCGCGAGGCAGGCGACGAAACCGACCCCGGCGACGAACGGCAGCGCCTTCACCCGGTACGCCCGCGGGACGTCCGGCGCCTTGCGCCGCAGCACCATCGCCGAGGCGAACATGAGCATGTACATGATGAGGTACAGGGCGGCGGCCATGTCGATCAGCGCGACGAACGCGGCGCTGACGTTGGGAACCACGATGAAGATCGCCGCGAGGATCGTGACGATCGTGCCCTGGAGCATCAGGATGCCCGACTGCACCCCGGCCTTGTTGCGCTTCTGCAGCAGCGGCGGCAGCAGTCCCGTCTCCGCGGCCGCCAGCACGCCCTTCGACGGACCGGCCACCCAGGTGACGACCGAGGCGAGGGCTCCGGCGGCGATGAGCGCCGAGACGACGGCGGTCGCCCAGCTCATGTCCCAGTGGTCGAAGTACTCCCCGAACGCGAGCATGATGCCGTTGGTCAGCCCGAGCTTCTTCTCGGGCACCGCGACCGAGATCGCGATGGTCGGCAGGATGAACACGAGCAGGATGAGACCGGCGGCGAGGAACACCGAGCGCGGGTAGCCCTTGCCCGGGTCCTTCATCTGGTTCACATGGACGGCGTTCACCTCCATACCGGCGTACGCGAGCACGTTCGACACGATGAGCACGATGGAGGCCAGGCCCGTGAACGGCGGGATGATCGCCGAGGCGTCCAGCGGCACCTGGCTCTTCTCCCCGCTGAACACCCAGATGGCCCCGAACACGATCAGCATGATCGCCGGGAGCACCGTACCGAGGATGCCTCCCCAGGAGCCCAGCTTCGCGAAGAGGTCGCCGCCGCGGAGGGTGACCAGGGTGGAACCCCAGTAGAAGACGATGATGATGACCGCGGTGAAGAACCCGGAGCTGGACAGCGAGGGATCAAGGAAGACGAAGGCGAGAGCGCCCGCGACGAACGCGAGCTGCGTGGGGAACCAGACCACGTTCTGGATCCACTGCAGCCACACCGCCGTGAACCCCCAGCGGTTACCGAGGGCCTCCCGCACCCAGACGTACACGCCGCCCTTCCACCCGGTCGCCAGTTCGGCGGCGACGAGGGCGGTGGGGATGAGGAAGACGATCGCCGGGATGATGTACAGCGTGACGCTGCCCAGACCGTAGATCGCCATCGCGGGAAGGGACCGCAGGCTCGCCACGACGACGAGCGTGAGGAGGGCGAGCTGGCCGACGCCGAGGACGGCGACGGCGGGACGGGAGACCTGCGGCGTCGAGGCCGCACCGGTCGCACCAGACTGCTGCGCAGACATATCGGCCTCCTCAGTGGTGGAACGCGGAGTCGGGCTGTTCGGCGGGCATGGGGGCCTCCAGGGCGTCGAGGTACGCGACCTCGGCCTTGATCGTCTCCAGCAGCTCCGCGGCGAGGTCCATGCTCAGCCCGTTGCGGACGACGATGCGCTGCACCGTGAGGTCTTCGAGATCCGCGGGCATCGGGTAGGCCGGGACGAGCCAGCCGCGCATCCGGAGGCGGTCCTGCAGGTGATAGAGCGTCCACTTGTCGGTGTGGCCCTCCTTCAGGCGCCACGCGAACACCGGGATGTCGCTGCCGTCGTTCCACAGCTCGAACGCATCGAGCTGACCGATGCCCGCCGAGAGGAACTTCGCCACGTTCTGCGACGCCTGCTGGACGGCGCGATACCCCTCGAACCCGAGGCGGAGGAAGAGGTAGTACTGCAGGAGCACCTGGGCCCCGGGGCGGGAGAAGTTCAACGCGAACGTCGGCATCTCCCCGCCGAGGTAGCTGACCTGGAACACGAGGGAGTCCGGCAGCCACTGGGCGTCGCGCCACACCACCCACCCGAGGCCCGGGTAGACGAGACCGTACTTGTGCCCCGAGGTGCTGATGGAGTGCACGCGCTCCAACCGGAAGTCCCAGACGAGATCGGGCTGGAGGAAGGGGGCGATCATCGCCCCGGAGGCGCCGTCCACGTGGATCGGGATGTCGAGACCGGTGTTCTTCTGGATCTCGTCGAGGGCGGCGGCGATCTCGGCCACCGGTTCGTACATGCCCGTGTAGGTGACCCCCATGATCGCGACGACGCCGATGGTGTTCTCGTCGACGTACTTGTCGAGGTCGTGGCCGTCGAGCGTCTTGTGCTCCTCGCTGATGGGCACGAAGCGCGGTTCGACGTCGAAGTAGTTGCAGAACTTCTCCCAGCACACCTGCACGGCGCTCGACATCACGAGGTTCGGCGAGGAGGCGTCCTTGCCGGCGGCGCGCCTGGCCCGCTGCCAGCGCCGCTTGAACGCGAGACCCCCGAGCATGCAGGCCTCCGAGGAGCCGATCGTCGAGGTGCCGATGCTGCGGCTGGCGTCCGGCGCGTTCCACAGGTTCGCGAGCATGTGCCAGCAGTTGTCCTCGATGGCGGCGGTCTGCGGATACTCGTCCTTGTCGATCATGTTCTTGTCGAAGGAGGCCATGTAGACCTGCTTCGCCTCGTCGTCCATCCACGTGCTGACGAAGGTGGCGAGGTTCAGGCGCGCATTGCCGTCGAGGATCGTCTCGTCCTCCACGATCTGCTTCGCGGTCGCGGGGAGCGACTCGCTGTCGGGGATCACATGCCGGGGGGCTACGGTGGCTTCCCCCGGGCGGGTGAACAGCGGCTGGTCGTCGGAGATGCTCATGGGACGTCCCTTCATTCGGTGTCACTTCGGCACTGCGTCGTTGAGGCGCGGTCTTCTGCGCACGCTAGACCTCTCCCCGATGGACTTCTAGGGTCTCTGGTCCTATGGGAGACCGGTCAGGCGGGACCGAGGATGAAGTTCCAGGCGCCGGTGGCGACCGCAGCGGCGATCGCGATCCCCGAGATCGCCGCGCCGACGGCGAGCAGGATCCACTCGGGGGCACCGAAGCGCGACTCCCGCGCCCACGTCCGCCGGACCGGCGCGCCGAACCCGCGGGCCTCCATCGCGGTCGCGAGCTTCGCGCCGCGGCGGATCGACAGCACCAGCAGCGCGAAGGCCATGCCGAGGAAGCGGCGGAGCCGCCCGCGGTCGGCGACGCCCCGCGCCCGGCGGGCGAGCTCCAAGGCGCGCCAGTCGTCGAGGAACAGGCCCACCATGCGGAGCCCGGCGAGCGCGCCGAGCACGAACCGGGCGGGTAGACGCAGGATCTGCCCGAGGCCGTCGGCGAGGTCGGTGGGGTCGACCGTGATGAACAGCACCACCGACGGCAGGGCGATCGCGAGCACGCGCAGCGTCGTCGCGAGGGCGAGGGCGAGCGAGCCCTCGCTGATGCGCAGCACGAACCAGTCGACGTAGACGGTGCCGCTCGTCTCCCCGTAGAGCGCGATGGTGAGACCGGTGAGCGGCGCCGCGAGCCACACCGGCCAGGTGCGCACCCAGAACTCCCGCCACCCGATGCCGGCGAAGAGGAACAGCACGGCCTCCAGCGCCAGCGCGACCGACGCCGACACCGGGTCGAGCGTGAGGATCAGCGGCAGGGCGATGAGGGCGCTGACGCCGAGCTTCGCGACCGGGTTGATGCGGGCGACCACGCCGGTGCGGGCGGGTGCCGTGGCGAGATCCGTCATGCCCGCACCCCCAGCGCGAACCGGGTGGCGTGCAGGGCGCGCGCCACGTCGAGGTCGTGGGTGATGGTGACGATGGCGGAGCCTTCGTCCCGGAGCACGGCGAGCATGGCGACGAGCTCGGCCCAGGTGCGGGCGTCCTGGCCGAAGGTCGGCTCGTCGAGGACGAGCACGCGGGGACGCGTGGCGATCGCCGCGGCGACGGTCAGGCGGCGCTTCTCCCCGCCGGAGAGCGTGTACGGGTTCGCGGCACCGAGGGCGGTGAGCCGCAGCCGCGCCAGCAGTTCGTCAACGCGCGCCGTGATCTCGTCCTCCGGGAGGCCGAGGGCCCGCGGGCCCACCGCGAGTTCGTCGCGGACGGTCTTGGCGAGGAGCTGGTGCTCCGGCTCCTGGAACACCATGCCGATCCGGGTCAGCAGGTCTCGGGACGCCCATCGGATCGGGGAGGCCTCCGCCCCCTGCTCGAGCGCCGGCGCGGCGGTCACCGCGCCGTCCGCCGGAGGCAGGAGACCGGCGA is from Microbacterium sp. BLY and encodes:
- a CDS encoding SDR family NAD(P)-dependent oxidoreductase, with the translated sequence MQISGQGALVTGGASGLGLATARRLTAAGAHVTIIDLASSKGEEIAAELGGLFVAADVTSVDEVQAAVAAAQAAAPLRVVVNCAGIAPPAKVLDRDGTPAVLADFERIVRINLVGTFNVISQAAAVIAANEPHDEERGVIVNTASVAAFDGQIGQPAYSASKGGVHAMTLPIARELARHAIRVCTIAPGIMETPMLMGLPQEAQDSLGQQVPFPARLGRPDEYAALVQQIVENGYLNGETIRLDGAIRMAPR
- a CDS encoding aminoglycoside 3'-phosphotransferase, which gives rise to MSIPAASIEVPDRVRHLAAGAALTPVWRNAIGGLTFRTDDGRYIKWGPHDPEATMRDEAERMRWARTWITVPDVIAQGQDEAHEWLVTAALPGHSAVDPCWASSPETAVRAVGLGLRALHDALPVAECPWTWSPDERIANAAVRGTTVPTDLHEAPSIDRLVVCHGDACLPNTLLDDDGRPLAHVDLAALGVADRWADIAVGAMSTLWNFGPGWEDTLIAAYGVDPDRTRLEYYRRLWNAT
- a CDS encoding amino acid permease, coding for MSAQQSGATGAASTPQVSRPAVAVLGVGQLALLTLVVVASLRSLPAMAIYGLGSVTLYIIPAIVFLIPTALVAAELATGWKGGVYVWVREALGNRWGFTAVWLQWIQNVVWFPTQLAFVAGALAFVFLDPSLSSSGFFTAVIIIVFYWGSTLVTLRGGDLFAKLGSWGGILGTVLPAIMLIVFGAIWVFSGEKSQVPLDASAIIPPFTGLASIVLIVSNVLAYAGMEVNAVHVNQMKDPGKGYPRSVFLAAGLILLVFILPTIAISVAVPEKKLGLTNGIMLAFGEYFDHWDMSWATAVVSALIAAGALASVVTWVAGPSKGVLAAAETGLLPPLLQKRNKAGVQSGILMLQGTIVTILAAIFIVVPNVSAAFVALIDMAAALYLIMYMLMFASAMVLRRKAPDVPRAYRVKALPFVAGVGFVACLAAFVLAFIPPQGFTAFPAAAYPWIVGLVIVVLGAPPLLFYALRKPSWDRRPADGSLLSDAHPEA
- a CDS encoding glutamate decarboxylase — protein: MSISDDQPLFTRPGEATVAPRHVIPDSESLPATAKQIVEDETILDGNARLNLATFVSTWMDDEAKQVYMASFDKNMIDKDEYPQTAAIEDNCWHMLANLWNAPDASRSIGTSTIGSSEACMLGGLAFKRRWQRARRAAGKDASSPNLVMSSAVQVCWEKFCNYFDVEPRFVPISEEHKTLDGHDLDKYVDENTIGVVAIMGVTYTGMYEPVAEIAAALDEIQKNTGLDIPIHVDGASGAMIAPFLQPDLVWDFRLERVHSISTSGHKYGLVYPGLGWVVWRDAQWLPDSLVFQVSYLGGEMPTFALNFSRPGAQVLLQYYLFLRLGFEGYRAVQQASQNVAKFLSAGIGQLDAFELWNDGSDIPVFAWRLKEGHTDKWTLYHLQDRLRMRGWLVPAYPMPADLEDLTVQRIVVRNGLSMDLAAELLETIKAEVAYLDALEAPMPAEQPDSAFHH
- a CDS encoding energy-coupling factor transporter transmembrane protein EcfT — protein: MTDLATAPARTGVVARINPVAKLGVSALIALPLILTLDPVSASVALALEAVLFLFAGIGWREFWVRTWPVWLAAPLTGLTIALYGETSGTVYVDWFVLRISEGSLALALATTLRVLAIALPSVVLFITVDPTDLADGLGQILRLPARFVLGALAGLRMVGLFLDDWRALELARRARGVADRGRLRRFLGMAFALLVLSIRRGAKLATAMEARGFGAPVRRTWARESRFGAPEWILLAVGAAISGIAIAAAVATGAWNFILGPA